One Campylobacter sputorum subsp. sputorum DNA segment encodes these proteins:
- a CDS encoding NAD(P)H-dependent glycerol-3-phosphate dehydrogenase: MKIAVIGAGKWGSALFNALSKKNDCVITSRTTRDIANFVSIDEALNAEILVFALSSQHTREFLQTHFVNKNQKILVASKGIEAVSGMFLNEIFENFMDAKNLAYLSGPSFATEVLAELPCALVISSQNLSLCDELGELFPGKYMKIYSSNDVIGAEICGAYKNVLAIASGVCDGLKLGNNARASLISRGLIEMSRFGKFFGAKDETFMGLSGAGDLFLTASSVLSRNYRVGMGLACKKDIKTILNEINEVAEGVETAKAIQNIAQKHCIYTPIVNEVVSMINGKSPTECLCDLLRKK, translated from the coding sequence ATGAAAATAGCAGTTATTGGTGCCGGAAAGTGGGGAAGTGCACTTTTTAACGCACTTAGCAAGAAAAATGATTGTGTTATAACTTCAAGAACCACTAGAGATATTGCAAATTTTGTTAGTATAGATGAGGCATTAAATGCTGAAATTCTTGTTTTTGCACTTTCTAGCCAACACACAAGAGAATTTTTACAAACTCATTTTGTAAATAAAAATCAAAAAATTTTAGTAGCTTCAAAGGGCATAGAAGCAGTTAGTGGAATGTTTTTAAATGAAATTTTTGAAAATTTTATGGATGCTAAAAATTTAGCATATCTTTCCGGTCCTAGTTTTGCTACTGAGGTTTTAGCTGAGCTTCCTTGTGCTTTGGTGATTAGTTCGCAAAATTTAAGTTTGTGCGATGAACTTGGCGAGTTATTTCCAGGCAAATATATGAAAATTTACTCATCAAATGATGTAATAGGAGCTGAAATTTGCGGAGCCTATAAAAATGTATTAGCTATAGCAAGTGGGGTTTGTGATGGCTTAAAACTTGGTAATAACGCAAGAGCTAGTCTTATATCAAGGGGTTTAATAGAAATGTCAAGATTTGGCAAATTCTTTGGTGCAAAAGATGAAACATTTATGGGTTTAAGCGGAGCTGGAGATCTGTTTTTAACTGCTTCAAGTGTGCTTTCAAGGAATTATAGAGTAGGTATGGGTTTAGCTTGTAAAAAAGACATAAAAACTATTTTAAATGAGATAAATGAAGTTGCAGAAGGAGTTGAAACTGCTAAAGCTATACAAAATATCGCTCAAAAACATTGTATTTACACACCTATAGTAAACGAAGTGGTTTCAATGATAAACGGTAAAAGTCCAACAGAATGTCTTTGTGATTTGTTAAGAAAAAAATGA
- a CDS encoding metallophosphoesterase family protein has protein sequence MLIIHASDIHCDKFLMEKILDLKYDALCISGDLLDEPSRMAIDTQIKTFKKFFKELKKPILICSGNHDLDTKWIKDIKRVHCDDIKDVKKLKFGCVPFGCKDFAKYKKCDILITHVPPFGSACAFDLNNCKDLGDKFLTNALGEGIVKPKFILCGHIHNPKERYEKFLGVKILNSSCNVYDICV, from the coding sequence ATGCTGATAATACATGCAAGTGATATCCATTGCGATAAATTTCTTATGGAAAAAATTCTTGATTTAAAATACGATGCTTTGTGTATAAGCGGGGATTTACTTGATGAACCATCAAGAATGGCTATAGATACGCAGATAAAAACATTTAAAAAGTTTTTCAAAGAGCTTAAAAAGCCGATTTTAATCTGTAGCGGTAATCACGATTTGGATACAAAATGGATAAAAGACATAAAAAGAGTCCATTGTGATGATATCAAAGATGTTAAAAAGCTTAAATTTGGTTGTGTTCCTTTTGGATGTAAAGATTTTGCTAAATATAAAAAATGTGATATTTTGATAACTCATGTTCCACCATTTGGTTCGGCGTGTGCGTTTGATTTGAATAATTGCAAAGATTTGGGAGATAAATTTCTAACAAATGCATTGGGCGAAGGGATAGTAAAACCTAAATTTATACTTTGTGGGCATATCCATAATCCAAAAGAGAGATATGAGAAATTTCTTGGTGTTAAGATTTTAAACTCATCGTGTAATGTTTATGATATTTGTGTATAA
- a CDS encoding cytochrome C translates to MKKVLLVLTLLACGLFASETVYSNKVKSVYLSPNDTKVAGRLLPTNAINILEDGKKLVKFEIKGFVNPTSPNIIYHSDGVRILALAFSKTSKPDIKTIKTGKDGAWNEVKVVAYTTKGDFEKDLKPMFEKASNLYKSNCSMCHSLHDVNQYNANQWPALFRSMVSRTPIEKSDHWLVIEYLQKHTTKK, encoded by the coding sequence GTGAAAAAAGTTTTACTTGTATTGACACTTCTGGCATGTGGTTTATTTGCTAGTGAAACGGTGTATTCAAACAAAGTTAAGTCAGTTTATCTTTCGCCAAACGATACAAAAGTTGCAGGAAGACTTCTTCCAACAAATGCAATCAATATCTTAGAAGATGGCAAAAAGTTAGTTAAATTTGAGATTAAAGGTTTTGTAAATCCCACTAGTCCAAATATAATTTATCATAGCGATGGGGTTAGAATTTTAGCCCTTGCTTTTTCTAAAACATCAAAACCTGATATTAAAACCATAAAAACAGGCAAAGATGGTGCTTGGAATGAAGTAAAAGTTGTTGCTTATACTACAAAAGGCGATTTCGAAAAAGATTTAAAACCTATGTTTGAAAAAGCATCTAATCTTTATAAAAGTAACTGTTCTATGTGTCATTCGCTTCATGATGTAAATCAGTATAATGCAAATCAGTGGCCAGCTCTATTTAGATCTATGGTAAGTAGAACTCCTATAGAAAAAAGCGATCATTGGCTTGTGATTGAGTATTTACAAAAACACACCACTAAGAAATAA
- a CDS encoding class II 3-deoxy-7-phosphoheptulonate synthase yields MQWTMDSWRNFRALQQPQYDNIDELKYAEKKLRLLPPLIFAGEVRNLKDSLKDVNDGNAFLLQGGDCAESFANFSAVNIRDMFKVILQMAIVLTYSGGKPVVKIGRVAGQFAKPRSSDFEEQNGIKLPSYRGDIINGFEFEESSRIANPNRMIDAYNQSAATLNLLRAFSRGGLADLHEIQKWNVGFIAKTDLDKKYHDLCENLSQTLKFMEACGINSKNTQSINETILYTSHEALLLPYEEALTRVDSLTGEIYDCSAHMLWIGERTRGVDDAHVHFLSGVKNPIGVKIGPDGSSDDILKLSDALNPQNEAGKFNVIIRMGADKIKDKLPNIFKNISKEKRNIIFSIDPMHGNTVKTSNNYKTREFDKILSEVKSFFEIAKSEGINPGGIHLEMTGQDVTECTGGAFKLTQDELVNRYETQCDPRLNANQALELAFLIADELKG; encoded by the coding sequence ATGCAATGGACTATGGATAGTTGGAGAAATTTTAGAGCACTTCAACAACCGCAATATGACAATATTGATGAGTTAAAATACGCAGAAAAAAAGTTAAGGTTGCTTCCGCCACTTATCTTTGCAGGAGAGGTTAGAAATTTAAAAGATAGTTTAAAAGATGTGAATGATGGAAATGCTTTCTTGCTCCAAGGCGGTGATTGTGCTGAGAGTTTCGCAAATTTCAGTGCTGTAAATATCAGAGATATGTTTAAAGTTATTTTGCAAATGGCGATAGTTCTTACTTATAGCGGCGGTAAACCAGTTGTTAAGATAGGTAGAGTTGCTGGACAATTTGCAAAGCCAAGAAGTAGCGATTTTGAAGAACAAAACGGTATAAAACTTCCAAGTTACAGAGGTGATATCATAAATGGTTTTGAGTTTGAAGAAAGCTCAAGGATAGCAAATCCAAATAGAATGATAGATGCGTATAATCAAAGTGCAGCAACTTTGAACTTACTTAGAGCATTTTCACGCGGTGGTTTGGCAGATTTGCACGAGATACAAAAATGGAATGTCGGTTTTATAGCAAAAACAGATCTTGATAAAAAATATCATGATTTATGTGAAAATTTATCTCAAACTCTTAAATTTATGGAAGCTTGTGGTATAAACTCAAAAAATACTCAGTCTATAAACGAAACTATACTCTATACTTCACACGAAGCTCTTTTACTGCCTTATGAAGAAGCACTTACTAGGGTTGATAGTTTAACGGGGGAAATTTATGACTGCTCTGCACATATGCTTTGGATAGGCGAAAGAACGCGTGGAGTTGATGATGCACATGTGCATTTTTTAAGCGGTGTTAAAAATCCAATTGGTGTAAAAATAGGACCAGATGGAAGTAGTGATGATATTTTGAAGTTAAGCGATGCTCTAAATCCGCAAAATGAAGCAGGTAAATTTAATGTTATTATTAGAATGGGTGCTGATAAAATAAAAGATAAGCTTCCAAATATATTTAAAAATATTTCAAAAGAAAAAAGAAATATTATTTTTAGCATTGATCCAATGCACGGAAATACCGTAAAAACATCAAACAATTATAAAACTAGGGAATTTGATAAAATTTTAAGCGAAGTAAAATCATTTTTTGAAATCGCAAAAAGCGAAGGTATAAATCCAGGCGGAATTCATTTAGAAATGACAGGGCAAGATGTCACAGAATGCACAGGTGGGGCATTTAAACTAACACAAGATGAGCTTGTTAACAGATACGAAACTCAATGTGATCCGAGATTAAATGCAAATCAGGCACTAGAACTCGCGTTTTTGATAGCAGATGAGTTAAAAGGATAG
- a CDS encoding glycoside hydrolase family 3 N-terminal domain-containing protein: protein MRIVFIFLLILSVAFCDQNNTKPSLKRMIGQMIVAGFDSTSVDSKEFKQLLKDLSYGRIGGIILLEKNFQDKEQLLTLIDKIRHISTTLPPFLGIDEKTIYKLNSSYIDYDMLENMAINSKPVKTLYTNIADDIKSYSINLNLAPNVNTKNKILKNNQISAYANEFIDIFTQKNVIPVMKYFPSNDSAKIYDYSDLKVYFDMIGKIDIIMSSSAKFSNLDPNNEAYFSNIILYSILRKELGFNGVIMSDDLLKTGNIIQNAIKAIIAGNDIVFVSSNLHNNKSLANEMVNAINKAVIDGKISSKQIESSYLRIKKLKEKLR from the coding sequence ATGAGAATAGTTTTTATATTTTTGCTTATTTTATCGGTTGCTTTTTGTGATCAAAATAATACAAAACCATCATTAAAACGAATGATCGGACAAATGATTGTCGCAGGTTTTGACTCTACAAGCGTGGATTCCAAAGAGTTTAAACAGCTTTTAAAAGATTTATCTTATGGGCGAATTGGCGGGATAATTTTACTTGAAAAAAATTTTCAAGACAAAGAGCAGTTATTAACTTTAATAGACAAAATTAGACATATTTCAACAACTCTTCCGCCATTTTTAGGCATAGATGAAAAAACTATTTATAAACTAAATTCAAGCTATATTGATTATGATATGCTAGAAAATATGGCGATAAACTCAAAACCAGTAAAAACTCTATATACAAATATTGCTGATGATATAAAAAGCTATAGTATAAATTTAAATTTGGCACCAAATGTTAATACAAAAAATAAAATTTTAAAAAACAATCAAATTAGTGCATATGCAAATGAGTTTATAGATATTTTTACTCAAAAAAATGTAATTCCTGTTATGAAATATTTTCCTAGCAATGATAGTGCAAAAATTTATGATTATAGTGATTTAAAAGTCTATTTTGATATGATTGGCAAAATAGACATCATAATGAGTTCAAGTGCTAAATTTTCAAATTTAGATCCAAATAATGAAGCTTATTTTTCAAATATCATTTTATATAGCATTTTAAGAAAGGAACTTGGGTTTAATGGCGTTATAATGAGTGATGATTTGCTAAAAACTGGCAATATTATTCAAAATGCCATAAAAGCTATAATAGCCGGAAATGATATAGTATTTGTAAGCTCAAATTTACACAATAATAAAAGCTTAGCAAATGAGATGGTAAATGCTATAAATAAAGCTGTGATTGATGGCAAAATTTCAAGCAAACAGATAGAAAGTTCGTATTTGCGTATAAAAAAATTAAAAGAAAAATTGAGATAA
- the gatB gene encoding Asp-tRNA(Asn)/Glu-tRNA(Gln) amidotransferase subunit GatB: MFETVIGLEVHCQLNTKTKIFCSCSTSFGDEANTHVCPVCLGLPGALPVLNKEAVKKAISFGAAINATINKRSMFDRKNYFYPDLPKAYQISQFNIPIVEKGELFINVNNETKKIGITRAHLEEDAGKNTHEDSRSLVDLNRAGTPLLEIVSEPDMRSSDEAVAYLKKLHSILRFLNISDANMQEGSFRCDVNVSIRPKGDEKFYTRVEIKNLNSFRFIQKAIEFEVERQIAAWEDGVYDKEVVQETRLFDTINLTTRSMRSKEDSAEYRYFPDPDLLPLIIPDEVLEECKKIPELPDEKKQRYINELGIKESDAEVLISEYEMALYFEDLIGAGHEPKLCVTWLTVELLGRLKNGATIATSPVNSAKMSELLSKIEDNTISQKAAKEILDELMQNGGNVDDIIDRLGLKQVSDDSSILAAIDEVLAQNGDKVNEYKSGKDKLFGFFVGQVMKAGKGAFNPAKVNELLKQRL; the protein is encoded by the coding sequence ATGTTTGAAACAGTTATTGGACTAGAAGTTCATTGTCAGCTAAATACAAAAACAAAAATTTTCTGCTCATGCTCTACGAGTTTTGGAGATGAGGCAAATACTCATGTTTGTCCAGTTTGTTTAGGGCTTCCTGGTGCATTGCCTGTTTTAAATAAAGAAGCTGTAAAAAAAGCTATAAGTTTTGGTGCGGCTATAAACGCAACTATAAATAAGCGTTCAATGTTTGATAGAAAGAACTATTTTTATCCAGATCTTCCAAAAGCTTATCAAATTTCACAATTTAACATTCCTATAGTAGAAAAAGGAGAACTTTTTATAAATGTTAATAACGAAACAAAGAAAATAGGCATAACAAGGGCACATCTCGAAGAGGACGCTGGTAAAAATACGCACGAAGATTCTAGGAGTTTGGTTGATTTAAATAGAGCTGGAACACCACTTCTTGAGATAGTAAGTGAGCCTGATATGAGAAGTAGTGATGAGGCTGTTGCGTATCTTAAAAAACTGCACTCTATTTTAAGGTTTTTAAATATAAGTGATGCAAATATGCAAGAAGGTAGTTTTAGGTGCGATGTAAATGTTAGCATTAGACCAAAAGGCGATGAAAAATTCTACACTAGAGTTGAGATAAAAAACTTAAATTCGTTTAGATTTATACAAAAAGCAATTGAATTTGAAGTTGAACGCCAGATAGCAGCTTGGGAAGATGGCGTTTATGATAAAGAAGTTGTTCAAGAAACTAGGCTTTTTGATACCATAAATTTAACTACAAGATCAATGCGTTCAAAAGAAGATAGTGCAGAGTATCGATATTTTCCAGATCCTGACTTGCTACCACTTATAATACCTGATGAAGTTTTAGAAGAGTGTAAGAAAATACCAGAGCTTCCTGATGAGAAAAAACAAAGATATATTAATGAGCTTGGCATAAAAGAAAGTGATGCCGAGGTTCTTATAAGTGAATATGAAATGGCTCTTTATTTTGAAGATCTTATCGGAGCAGGGCATGAACCAAAATTATGTGTTACTTGGCTTACAGTTGAACTTCTTGGTAGGCTTAAAAATGGTGCTACAATTGCTACAAGTCCGGTTAATAGTGCAAAAATGAGTGAGTTATTATCTAAAATAGAAGATAACACAATATCTCAAAAAGCCGCAAAAGAGATACTAGATGAACTTATGCAAAATGGCGGAAATGTAGATGATATCATAGATAGACTTGGATTAAAACAAGTTAGTGATGATAGTTCGATTTTAGCTGCTATAGATGAAGTTTTGGCGCAAAATGGCGATAAAGTTAATGAGTATAAAAGTGGTAAAGATAAGCTTTTTGGCTTCTTTGTAGGGCAAGTTATGAAAGCTGGAAAAGGTGCATTTAATCCAGCTAAAGTAAATGAGCTTTTAAAACAAAGACTATGA
- a CDS encoding F0F1 ATP synthase subunit A → MRDLFLFAGTISHDHNFIYIFHLCLVALIIVFLARMSTKSMHLVPRGFQNLMETYLGFVITMGKETLGSEELSRKYLPLVATIGLVVFFSNMIGIIPGFESPTASLNLTLTLALCVFVYYHYEGIKANGFFKYFGHFAGPSKYLAPLMFPIEIISHISRVISLSFRLFGNIKGDDLFLLVMLTLAPWIIPIVPYTLLFLMGALQTFIFMTLTHVYLASAVIIDEH, encoded by the coding sequence ATGAGAGATTTGTTTTTATTTGCTGGGACTATATCGCACGATCACAATTTTATTTATATATTTCATTTATGTTTAGTAGCTTTGATTATAGTTTTTCTTGCAAGAATGTCGACAAAATCTATGCATTTAGTTCCTAGAGGATTTCAAAATTTAATGGAAACTTACCTTGGTTTTGTTATCACAATGGGAAAAGAAACTCTTGGAAGTGAAGAGTTATCAAGAAAGTATCTACCTCTTGTAGCAACGATAGGCTTGGTTGTATTTTTTAGTAATATGATTGGTATAATTCCAGGATTTGAGTCCCCTACAGCAAGTCTTAATCTAACTTTAACTCTTGCTTTATGTGTGTTTGTTTACTATCATTATGAGGGTATAAAGGCAAATGGATTTTTTAAATATTTTGGGCATTTTGCCGGTCCTTCAAAATATCTTGCACCGCTTATGTTTCCTATAGAAATAATCTCTCACATTTCACGCGTTATATCATTGTCTTTCCGTCTTTTTGGAAATATCAAAGGCGATGATTTGTTTTTACTTGTTATGTTAACACTTGCACCTTGGATTATTCCTATTGTTCCATATACACTTCTGTTTCTTATGGGTGCTTTGCAGACATTCATTTTTATGACGCTTACTCATGTTTATTTAGCAAGTGCGGTAATCATAGACGAACATTAA
- a CDS encoding D-serine ammonia-lyase: MQDVMQNLKNKTEFLWINPKNSDQDNSKFSISDIEDARARLDRFAPLLEKLYAQSKKTRGILESPFVAVKDLQDELEKRYGTKLYGKLYFKLDSHLPISGSIKARGGIYEVLQHCENLLLKEGLLKIDDDYSKIANDDIKNFLSKFKVAVGSTGNLGLSIGIMSAKLGFKASVHMSSDAREWKKEMLRSYGVNVVEYESDYSIAVANGRKEAQGDPQSYFVDDENSKSLFLGYSVAAKRLAGQLKSLDIKVDENHPLFVYLPCGVGGGPGGVAYGIKKEFGKYAHCFFAEPTHSPCMLLGMHTQKHNEISVFDIGLDNKTAADGLAVGRASSLVGKIMDTMLEGIYTISDDEMYKLLYLSYEKEDLKLEPSALAGVKGIYHINKLYDKEKLKNATHIAWITGGSMVPDDEMLKYINTAKKLI; encoded by the coding sequence ATGCAAGATGTTATGCAAAATTTAAAAAATAAAACAGAGTTTTTGTGGATAAATCCAAAAAATTCAGACCAAGACAATAGTAAATTTAGTATAAGCGATATAGAGGATGCAAGGGCTAGGCTTGATAGATTTGCACCGCTTTTAGAAAAGCTTTATGCACAAAGTAAAAAAACTAGAGGCATTTTAGAAAGTCCTTTTGTTGCGGTTAAGGATTTGCAAGATGAGTTAGAAAAAAGATATGGTACAAAACTTTATGGAAAACTATATTTTAAATTAGATAGTCATTTGCCAATTAGTGGATCTATAAAAGCTAGGGGTGGAATTTATGAGGTCTTACAACACTGCGAAAATTTACTTTTAAAAGAAGGACTTTTAAAAATTGATGATGATTATTCAAAGATAGCAAATGATGATATAAAAAACTTTTTATCTAAATTCAAAGTCGCTGTTGGTTCAACTGGAAATTTGGGTCTTAGCATAGGTATAATGAGTGCAAAGCTAGGATTTAAGGCTAGTGTTCATATGTCAAGTGATGCAAGAGAATGGAAAAAGGAGATGTTAAGAAGTTATGGGGTTAATGTGGTTGAGTACGAAAGTGATTACTCAATAGCAGTAGCAAACGGTAGAAAAGAAGCACAAGGTGATCCACAGAGTTATTTTGTAGATGATGAAAACTCAAAAAGTCTGTTTCTTGGGTATTCAGTAGCTGCCAAAAGACTTGCTGGGCAACTAAAATCACTGGATATAAAAGTAGATGAAAATCATCCGCTTTTTGTCTATCTGCCTTGTGGTGTTGGTGGTGGACCAGGCGGTGTTGCTTATGGTATAAAAAAGGAATTTGGCAAATATGCTCACTGCTTTTTTGCAGAGCCAACGCACAGCCCTTGTATGCTTCTTGGTATGCACACTCAAAAACACAATGAAATAAGTGTCTTTGATATAGGGCTTGATAACAAAACAGCAGCAGATGGGCTTGCCGTTGGTAGGGCTTCATCGCTAGTTGGAAAAATAATGGATACCATGTTAGAGGGTATTTATACGATAAGCGATGATGAAATGTATAAACTTTTGTATCTATCTTATGAAAAAGAGGATTTAAAGCTAGAGCCATCAGCACTCGCTGGTGTAAAAGGAATTTATCACATAAATAAATTATATGATAAAGAAAAGTTAAAAAATGCTACACATATAGCTTGGATTACTGGTGGTTCTATGGTTCCTGATGATGAAATGCTAAAATACATAAACACTGCAAAAAAGTTAATATAA
- the rarD gene encoding EamA family transporter RarD → MKIKKETTKGLIYGLSTFIMWGVFPIYFKLLENVGAVEILAHRIIWSFIILIILLRVKNRLSNLKIILRDKKIVLMLFLCGLLIATNWGTFIYAIETDRILQTSLGYFINPLLSILLGAIFLKEKFSLAAKFSVFLVFIAICIQVISMGELPLISIILPLSFAIYGLLHKKINVPSLEGLFVETMLIFPIGLAYLTYLGIKGDGSFDLNLNGILLIICGLVTIVPLITFNSAAIRLKLSTIGYMQYISPTLSMLIAVFLYNEELGISKIISFSLIWLGLFIISFDSIKRKKQ, encoded by the coding sequence ATGAAAATAAAAAAAGAAACTACAAAAGGTCTTATATACGGACTTTCCACATTTATAATGTGGGGAGTTTTTCCTATATATTTTAAACTACTTGAAAATGTCGGTGCTGTTGAAATTTTGGCTCATAGGATAATATGGTCTTTTATTATTTTAATAATTCTTCTTAGAGTAAAAAATAGACTTTCAAATTTAAAAATTATACTTCGTGATAAAAAAATAGTTTTAATGCTATTTTTGTGCGGATTACTAATAGCAACGAATTGGGGAACTTTTATCTATGCAATAGAAACGGATAGAATTTTACAAACAAGTTTAGGGTATTTTATAAATCCACTTTTGTCTATACTCCTTGGTGCTATTTTTTTAAAAGAAAAGTTCTCATTGGCTGCTAAATTTTCGGTATTTTTAGTATTTATTGCAATTTGCATACAAGTTATTTCCATGGGCGAATTGCCTTTGATTTCTATCATTTTACCGCTTTCATTTGCGATTTATGGTTTGCTTCACAAAAAAATAAATGTCCCGTCGTTAGAAGGACTTTTTGTAGAAACAATGCTTATATTTCCAATAGGACTTGCATATCTAACATATCTAGGGATAAAAGGCGATGGCTCTTTTGATTTAAATTTAAACGGAATTTTGTTAATAATATGCGGTTTAGTTACGATTGTGCCGCTTATTACATTTAACTCAGCCGCAATTAGACTAAAACTCTCAACAATTGGATATATGCAATACATTTCACCAACACTCAGTATGCTTATAGCAGTTTTTTTGTATAATGAGGAACTTGGAATTAGTAAAATCATAAGTTTTAGCCTTATTTGGCTTGGACTTTTCATAATAAGTTTTGATAGTATAAAAAGGAAAAAGCAGTGA
- a CDS encoding GGDEF domain-containing protein — protein MDKDILEILQPIKNEFEKISQDLIKAKEELEFYRHAIDYLPNPIFIKDKNAKFMFFNKAYEQFFGIKKENFISKSVLELDYLAPSAKEAYQKEDLQLIENADINHYCSTFKMKTGESKISLYWSKGFHINNSYQKGLIGEIMDVTREKQVEIELIQTIKKLEIANKTIEENSKLGALTGLYNRSILIDRMQLFANLFEEQNIEFCVLMADLDFFKKVNDTYGHKVGDEILIKFAKILNDSCRKNDICIRYGGEEFLIIFPKITLEKAQKVADRILKNTEKQLLLPDNKPITTSIGLTSYRKNDNIDQCLIRVDELLYEAKNKGRNRIISR, from the coding sequence TTGGATAAAGATATTTTAGAAATTTTACAACCTATAAAAAATGAATTTGAGAAAATTTCACAAGATTTAATCAAAGCTAAAGAAGAATTGGAATTTTATCGACACGCAATTGATTATCTGCCAAATCCAATTTTTATTAAAGATAAAAATGCTAAATTTATGTTTTTCAACAAAGCGTATGAACAATTTTTTGGTATAAAAAAAGAAAATTTTATATCAAAAAGCGTTTTAGAACTTGATTATTTAGCACCTAGTGCAAAAGAAGCTTATCAAAAAGAAGATTTACAGCTTATAGAAAACGCAGATATTAATCACTACTGCTCAACATTTAAAATGAAAACAGGTGAGTCAAAAATTTCACTTTATTGGAGTAAGGGTTTTCATATAAATAATTCTTATCAAAAAGGATTGATAGGAGAAATTATGGATGTAACCAGAGAAAAACAAGTAGAAATAGAATTAATCCAAACCATAAAAAAGCTAGAAATCGCAAATAAAACGATAGAAGAAAACTCTAAACTAGGCGCTCTTACCGGACTTTATAATCGCTCGATATTAATTGACAGAATGCAATTATTTGCAAATCTTTTTGAAGAACAAAATATAGAATTTTGCGTATTGATGGCTGATTTAGACTTTTTTAAAAAAGTAAATGATACATATGGTCATAAAGTTGGCGATGAGATACTTATAAAATTTGCAAAAATTTTAAATGATTCTTGTCGTAAAAATGATATTTGTATAAGATACGGGGGAGAAGAATTTCTAATAATATTTCCTAAAATTACTTTAGAAAAAGCACAAAAAGTAGCAGATAGAATTCTTAAAAATACTGAAAAACAACTCCTTTTACCAGACAATAAACCAATAACTACTAGCATAGGATTAACAAGTTATAGAAAAAATGATAATATAGATCAATGTTTAATAAGGGTAGATGAATTGCTTTATGAGGCTAAAAATAAAGGTAGAAATAGAATTATAAGCAGATAA